One part of the Vicia villosa cultivar HV-30 ecotype Madison, WI linkage group LG6, Vvil1.0, whole genome shotgun sequence genome encodes these proteins:
- the LOC131612482 gene encoding uncharacterized protein LOC131612482 — MRSFVPAIYDITVADPKSTPAPTMLRLLNRKPSVKMIKQKMIKNIGEGKVSESNNGDTVIDIPPDLLITEFEDPIVAIVNSTYPEFTSNSCFYIGGDVRDYFSANSIDKSEFHDVTLVDILTPEFLSSLQTSGLPNHHIKLKVGTPIMVMRNINQYEGLCNGTRLIITKLGGVI, encoded by the exons ATGCGCTCATTCGTTCCTGCCATTTATGACATAACAGTGGCTGACCCTAAAAGTACTCCTGCTCCTACAATGCTAAGACTCTTAAATAGGAAACCTTCTGTG AAAATGATAAAACAGAAAATGATAAAAAACATTGGAGAAGGCAAAGTATCCGAATCAAACAATGGTGATACAGTTATTGATATTCCACCAGACCTGTTGATTACAGAATTTGAGGACCCAATCGTAGCAATAGTTAATTCTACATATCCGGAATTTACGAGCAATTCTTGCTTCTACATTGGAG GAGACGTGCGTGATTATTTCAGTGCAAATTCTATTGATAAGTCGGAATTCCACGATGTAACATTGGTTGACATCCTCACCCCAGAATTTCTCAGTTCACTGCAAACATCAGGATTACCTAACCATCATATAAAACTAAAGGTTGGGACACCAATTATGGTCATGAGAAACATCAACCAGTATGAAGGCTTATGTAATGGAACAAGGTTGATAATAACAAAGTTGGGTGGTGTGATTTAA